A portion of the Bufo gargarizans isolate SCDJY-AF-19 chromosome 7, ASM1485885v1, whole genome shotgun sequence genome contains these proteins:
- the LOC122943116 gene encoding uncharacterized protein LOC122943116, which produces MNWDSKLEQVLTAADDSIAKIKERLNTRGDLAKDFCFDLPPVRRALYVDTAAVKPASPRPPPAALVSSEDMVNLSSQLLSQAKMITSLHHAIGRLERDRDLHVQRIQSLEDEVRRLGASRGLDASESLLERKMEGLRQELSVELRHLEDRVRDSASPSLRSAASILQEVNETKRLIWKEYESLRRDTDYMHQRLRRQEDDLLRQISGGQELKRAQEKNATELERIRSSHQAQTQELDRVRADGQGMQRDLLQIRSAIGDLKENVRILEGEVSAPRARSERPAHRRSGRRQELSRSASSSSAEDARSWISLADISSEDSSSYSLSAAAAAEVSRGSREKSSASGDGRSQHNHDLDDLSDSAPELNFSDL; this is translated from the exons atttCTGCTTTGATTTGCCTCCTGTCAGGCGAGCGCTGTATGTCGACACAGCGGCCGTTAAACCCGCCTCACCGCGCCCGCCGCCCGCCGCGCTGGTGTCCTCTGAAGACATGGTGAACCTGAGCAGTCAGCTGCTGTCACAGGCCAAG ATGATAACCTCCTTGCATCACGCCATCGGACGCCTGGAGCGGGACCGCGACCTTCACGTCCAGCGCATTCAGAGCCTGGAAG ATGAGGTGCGGCGGCTCGGCGCCTCGCGTGGACTGGACGCGTCAGAGTCTCTGCTGGAGAGGAAGATGGAAGGACTGCGGCAGGAACTGTCCGTCGAACTGCGCCACCTGGAGGACAGAGTGAGAGATTCCGCCAGCCCCTCGCTGCGCTCTGCCGCCAGCATCTTACAGGAGGTGAACGAAAC GAAGCGGTTAATATGGAAAGAGTACGAGAGTCTGCGGCGAGACACCGACTACATGCACCAGCGGCTCC GCCGCCAAGAGGACGACTTACTGCGGCAAATCTCAGGTGGGCAGGAACTGAAGCGGGCGCAAGAGAAAAACGCCACG GAGCTGGAGAGGATACGCAGCAGCCACCAGGCGCAGACCCAGGAGCTGGATCGGGTGCGGGCAGACGGGCAGGGAATGCAGCGAGATCTGCTGCAGATCAG ATCAGCGATTGGAGACCTGAAAGAGAACGTGCGGATCCTGGAGGGGGAAGTGTCTGCCCCCAGAGCGCGGAGCGAGCGGCCCG CCCATAGACGATCTGGGCGCAGACAGGAGCTCAGCCGCTCGGCCTCCTCTTCCTCCGCGGAGGACGCGCGCTCGTGGATCAGTCTGGCCGACATCAGCTCCGAGGACTCGTCGTCGTACAGCCTTAGCGCTGCTGCTGCTGCGGAGGTCTCCAGAG GGTCCAGAGAAAAGTCCAGCGCAAGCGGCGATGGGAGGAGCCAGCACAACCATGACCTGGACGACCTTTCAGACAGCGCCCCGGAGCTCAATTTCAGTGACCTCTGA